The Blautia obeum ATCC 29174 region GCAATTCGATTTCTTTCACGAAGCGTTGCTGCATAAATTTCGGAATTCTGTTTTTCTGCCAGCGCCTTATTTTTTTCTGACAAAAGAAGTGCTTTTTCTTCTCCTGAATCCACAGTTTTTCGTAATTCAATGTCCATTTTATCGTACTTATAAGTTTTCTTTTCCAATATAGCCGCAAGCAGACATCCAACCACATATTTTGCCATTATTTCTATGTGCATATCCCCATATTTCCCCAGCAGAATTACCCCTGCCATACTTATGGCCAGTCCCATCTGCCAGTTTATTTCTTTTATCAGTGCATATATCAGAATCGGATAAAACATTTCTATTTCTGGCACTACAAGTGCCATTAAAGCAAATACTGTACAAACCAAAACTTTTGTACTTTTTCCATGTATGAAATAGATTCCGCAAATCAGGATTACCGCCCAGAGAATCGCAAAAATCAGCGTCCTGTCAGGTTCTTTCCACAAAAGGACTATCAGACTATATATAAACAGTAGTCCCATATCCTGAAAATATCCCATATTCCTCCATTCTAAAGGTTTCTGTAAAGAATTTATTCTCTTTCATTGCCTGTCTTTTATTATGTTTTTCTTTTACATATTTATAATATAACACATTCCAGTATATTCAAAGTGACAAATGTCACCTCTCCATTTTTGTCTCCATTCCGTGACAAATGGTTACTGTTCACTCCGTTCAGTGACAAATGTCATCCTTTTTCTGTGACATCCTGCACTTGGTATTTCACACAATTTATCTTATAGTATAGTCAGGAAGAAACACTTGTCTGCTTCCGGTATTTATGCATATCTGCCCCTGTCAGATACTCATGATTTAAACTTTTTGTATGGAAGGAGTTATTATGATTCATATAGAAAATCTGGTAAAAAGATATGGTGATCTGGTTGCTCTGAATCATCTGAATCTCGATATTCATGAAGGAGAGATTTTTGGTCTGCTTGGCCCTAACGGTTCCGGAAAAACAACCGCGATCAACTGTCTCCTCTCTCTTTTAAAATATGACAAAGGAACGATCGAAGTCTTTGGCCAGCCTATGACCCCTGAGAGTTATCAGGTCAAACAGCAGATTGGCATTGTTTTGCAGAATGTCGCTGTTTTTGACGAATTGACAGTATATGAAAATATCGATTATTTCTGCGGTTTATATGTTTCTGATAAAAAACGTCGCAAAGAACTGGTCAATGAGGCAATTCAGTTTGTCGGGCTCGAAGATTACTGTAAAACCCGCCCCGGGAAACTTTCTGGCGGTCTGCTGCGACGGCTGAATATTGCTTGCGGTATCGCTCACAAGCCTCGTCTGATCATTATGGATGAGCCTACCGTTGCAGTTGATCCGCAAAGCCGTAATAAAATTCTCGAAGGTATCCAGAAACTGAACGAACAGGGTTCCACTATCATTTATACTTCCCACTACATGGAGGAAGTAGAACAGATCTGTACCCGCATCGCAATTATGGACCACGGACGGGTAATTGCATCCGGAACCACTGAGGAACTGAAGAAAATGATCAAAACAGGCGAAACGATCACAGTGGAAGCAATTCTTCTCGAAGAAAAACACCTTCAGGATATCAGGAATCTTTCTCATGTTTTTGATGTGCATTATGAAAATCAGATTCTCTCTCTCCGCTGCACAGGTGCTCAGCATAATCTGATTCGTCTTCTGAACTACCTTCAGAGTCAGGACATTACTTTTGGAAGAGTCTTTTCCGAACTTCCAACTCTGAATGATGTCTTTCTGGAGATTACAGGAAAACAACTTCGTGATTAATATTTGTGTATATTTATACATAAATATGCATAAATTCACA contains the following coding sequences:
- a CDS encoding ABC transporter ATP-binding protein; this encodes MIHIENLVKRYGDLVALNHLNLDIHEGEIFGLLGPNGSGKTTAINCLLSLLKYDKGTIEVFGQPMTPESYQVKQQIGIVLQNVAVFDELTVYENIDYFCGLYVSDKKRRKELVNEAIQFVGLEDYCKTRPGKLSGGLLRRLNIACGIAHKPRLIIMDEPTVAVDPQSRNKILEGIQKLNEQGSTIIYTSHYMEEVEQICTRIAIMDHGRVIASGTTEELKKMIKTGETITVEAILLEEKHLQDIRNLSHVFDVHYENQILSLRCTGAQHNLIRLLNYLQSQDITFGRVFSELPTLNDVFLEITGKQLRD